In Macadamia integrifolia cultivar HAES 741 chromosome 13, SCU_Mint_v3, whole genome shotgun sequence, one DNA window encodes the following:
- the LOC122059895 gene encoding tRNAse Z TRZ4, mitochondrial-like has translation MRSFIPNAAMVHTHSFRVAPGADGAALADLAKFVEPIVLLNNEVVKISAILLQPGCSEVRHQMKEDSSMLNVEEKKDQILKFPVLNSQDPNGKAPPVLKPGDISVVYVCELPEIKGKFDPAKAVALGLKAGPKYRELELGHSVMSDHQNIMPYLLGYTGSSKRCTWSFSSWSYCTPGFWSLQHLKNSTPEYITSCEVCQYFIISF, from the exons ATGCGATCTTTCATTCCAAATGCTGCCATGGTTCACACTCACAGCTTCAGAGTTGCACCTGGTGCTGATGGAGCTGCCTTGGCTGATCTTGCAAAGTTTGTAGAACCCATTGTTCTTCTTAATAATGAGGTTGTCAAAATATCGGCAATTCTTCTACAGCCAGGTTGCTCAGAAGTGCGTCACCAAATGAAGGAAGACTCTTCCATGTTGAatgtagaagagaaaaaggatcAGATTTTGAAATTCCCTGTATTAAATTCACAAGATCCAAATGGGAAAGCTCCACCTGTGCTAAAGCCCGGTGATATATCTGTGGTTTATGTTTGTGAATTGCCTGAAATTAAGGGAAAGTTTGATCCTGCAAAAGCTGTTGCCCTTGGATTGAAAGCTGGTCCCAAATATCGTGAACTAGAACTTGGGCACTCAGTCATGTCAGATCATCAAAATATAATG CCTTATTTGCTTGGTTATACCGGTTCATCCAAGCGATGTACTTGGTCCTTCAGCTCCTGGTCCTACTGTACTC CAGGATTTTGGTCTCTTCAGCACCTAAAGAACTCCACGCCTGAGTACATCACTTCATGTGAGGTTTGTCAATATTTCATAATTTCCTTTTAG